AGCCGACTGTACCATTGCCTCTGTGTGGGCGTAACAGCTGTCAGGTTCTAACAAGCATGGTTACTAGCTATATACAGCACAACCTCCTTTCCTGCTGCTTGGATTGTTCACTATGGACTTCTAATGAATcgctatatacagtgtgttcggaaagtattcactttccacattacgttacagccttactctataATTGATGACACGTCCCcccaatctacagacaataccgcataatgacggagcaaaaacaggtttttagaatttgttgcagatgtataaaaaaaaatgtaataacggaaatatcacattttacataagtattcagacactttactcagtactttgttgaagcacctttggcagcgattacagtcttgagtcttcttgggtatgacgctacaagcttggcacacctgtatttggggagtttctctcagtcttctctgcagattctctcaagctctgtcaggttggatggggagcgtcgctgcacagctatttccaggtctctccagagatgtttcgatcgggttcaagtccgggctctggctgggccacacaaggacattcagagacttgagcACTTCGGCACTTCGAGATAttcagcacttcgagatattagctgatgtacgaagggctatataaaataaaattgattgattgattgacttgtctcaaagccactcatgcgttgtcttggctgtgtgcttagggtcattgtcctgttggaaggtgaaccttcgctgcagtctgaggtcctgagtgctttggagcaggttttcatcaaggatctctctgtactttgttccgttcatatTRCCttcgatcctgtctagtctcccagtccctgcagctgaaaaacatccccacagcatgatgctgctgccgccaccatgcttcactgtagggatggtattgtcCAGGTGATGACCGGTGTCTGGTTTCRtccagacgtgacgcttggcattcaggccagagaatcttgtttctcatggtctgagagtccttaggtgacttttggaaaactccaagcaggctgtcatgtggcttttactgaggagtggcttctgtctggccactctaccataaaggcctgattggtgcaatgctgcagagatgggtttccttctggaaggttctcccatctccacagaggaactctgtcagagtcaccatcgggttcttggtcacctccctgaccaaggcccRTRtcccccgattgctcagtttggccaggcggccagctccaggtagagtcttggtggttccaaacttcttccatttaagaatgatggaggccactgtgttcttggggactttcaatgcagcagacattttttgctacccttccacagatctgtgccttgacacaatcctgtctctgagctctacgggaaattccttcgacctcgtagcttggtttttgctctgacatgcactgtcaactgtgggaccttatgtagacaggtgtgtgccttttaaaTKatgtccaatcaattgaatttaccacagataatcaagttgtagaaacatctcaaggatgatcaatggaaacaggatgcacctgagctcaatttggagtgtcatagcaaattaaaattatttaatccgatttagaataaggctgtaacgtaagaaaatgtgtgaaaagtgataagggtctgaatactttctgaatgcaccgttgCTGTATGTATTCATGTGTGCGCACGTGTTTGTGTGGGGGGTGGGTGCGTAcgcgggtgtttgtgtgtgtcagagtcaTGACATAGGGTCTCAACCACTGTGCACTAATCCGTACAACTGAGAGGGCACTGCATGAGTCACCCAGTGAGACGGGGTGGCAAACCAATACAGTTGTGAGAGACGACTAATGAGGGATGTGAAAGGAAACCAAGCACTGTGGAATCTGATCCATCATGTCGAGCAGACGGAAGTAACACCGAGATGGATAAAACGCTACAGAAATCCAGCTAGTTTATGAGATTACTTGTcatactctctccatctctaacaCGCTCTCTCATGTCATTCTCTCATACACAGGCTTGGTTCAGATGTCCACACTAGCATACTACTAGAATGAATACATGTATTGAGCATGCATTCTAAGTGATCTACTGATTTACTTTCTGTTTCTCTACATCTGCCTCCTTGATCGTCTCTCACTAAATCTCGTCGCTTGTCCGTTTGCCTGTTTCTCTCCCATTCTGacaatctttctctctttccaatTCTCTCACTTAAATCCCTGTCTCGTCTCTCGTccgcccgtctgtctgtctgcccagtgGTAAGATGCGTAAGCCGGCCTGGACAGACCGGATCCTGTGGAGGGTGAAGCCTAAAGAGCCACccccagaggaggagaaggacgagGACAGGGACTCTGGTCTGGATGAGAAAAACACcaagcagcaggaggaggaggaagagttcCCTCTGAAACTCAGGCAGGATTCGTACACCAGCAACATGGAGTACGGCGTCAGCGACCACAAGCCCGTCATCGGCATCTTTACCTTGGAGGTGGCTGAGACAGCGGCATTTCCAATTCCCGCATCTGAGACCGTATGAACAGTCTTAAGAGTAGCAGTGCTGATCTAAAACCAGTTCCTTCCTGTCCATATaatgttattcattatgatctaagagGCAACACttactgacccaagatcagcactcctactctgaggctCTTTTTGAATACAGGCTCTGGACTGCTTTTCCAATGTGACTCTTGATAGTGAAACCGTGTGATGCAAATATACTGCTTTATACTCCTTCACCCTCTAGCCAATCCTGACTACCTCTTCCCTCCATATGTTCTGTCGTTCCCTCCTGTCTATCCCCACACTGTAGTTGAGGAAGATGTACGAGACGCCGTTGGTGCGCGTGTGTGCCGAGGGTGAATGGAGCGCCGACTTTGACGCCATGGTGATCTACAGCCCCCTCCAGCCCTTCCCTTCTAGCGCCTGGGACTGGATAGGCCTCTACAAGGTCAGAGTCGACTTAACCCTCTGATGTTCTTTTCAATCATAGTCGTACTGTATCATCGACGTGCACTTTTTAcagatgtgtatttgtgtgttacaGGTGGGGTTCCGGAGTGTTTCGGACTACATTACCTACACCTGGGTGAAGGATGACGAGGTCTCGTTTAATGACGAGCTCACCCAGGTAATATGACTGCGCGCGCACGTCTTTTGTGTTTTATGACACGGGGATGCTCGACTATGTTTCTGTTTTACACCCAGGTCTATGTGAGCAAGGATGAGATTCCGGTGCTGGGAGGGGAGTGTGTGCTCTGTTACTACTGCAGTACGCTCCAATGCATTGTGGGTATTAGCTCACCCTTTAAGGTAAGTGCAGGTTTACTGTAAGCCACCAAGGACAGTCCAGACATGGAGAATATACATACGTGCTCTTATACATTCACATACATTTTGGGACTGTTTTCAGGATACAGGTTCAGCCatgtcctggactaaaaagattggagattctccattgaagtTTGGATTTATAAATGTCTCCGTCTGGTTTTAGGTACAAGAGTCCAAAGTGGCCGTTGAGGAAGGTCTAGCACCGGAGAACATCAACGGCCTTGACAAGGCCACAGCCAGTTAGGACCTGTGAGTGGACCAGACATGCCCTCGAACACTGTCTGTCCGTCTATGCTGTTACACATCTGCCCTTTTGACCTTTGGTTGCCTGTCTGTAAGCTGCGGTGCTGCTGGAATCATGGAATGTTACTTAAAAATGATAGGCCAGTGCACTTTGAATTGAATTAATCGTACTGTTTAGCTTTCTTGTTCGCCACTGCCAGTTGTGGTGGCAACAGTAACCtgtgtgtttatttctgtttgttCAGAGGTTTATCCCGCTTTTAAAATCAGTCGCAGAGAGATATTGGCAGTATCGCTTTAAGAAAGGTTCagtgttagttttgttcagtgtatttttttgtttttggtgtttGTCTCTTTGGATTCATACATAACACATTGGACATTGTCAGATGTTCCAGGTAGCTTGTACAAAAGTTGATCATTGACATCAAAGTCGTGGCTGTTTCACTTGAACATTTGACCAATCATCTAATGATATCATTAATGCATGATTATCTCATAATTATTTWAAAAATAATgcttcatatatttttattttcccctTGCAAACTTAGTCGTCTGTTAACATAACCCTTTGTGCTATGCTATTCCATTTCAATGCAATTTCTAATAGAGGATATGTTTGAGAAATACAGTGAGCGCCATAATTCATTGGACAgtgaccatttttttgttgttattttggttctgtactctagcactttgagtttgaaaggatacaatgacaATCAGGGTGAAGTGccgactgtcagctttaatttgagggtattttcatacctatcggatgaaccgtttagaaatgacagcacctTTTGTACATGGTCCCCCCATTTTAAGGTACTACAAGTATTTGTTGAATTGGCTTCACAGATGTGTGTCGTTAGGCAGGTGTATTCATTTGTGTCGTTAGTGAATGCAGGAGAGCTGTTGATGAAGAGTATTGATTCTAGACTTTGCTATTGCCTTTGGAGGTTGTTGTTGGGGTGTGACAACATGAGGAAGACAGCAGTGTCGATGCAAATGAAGCTGGCCGTCATAAGGCTCAGAaatgaaaatcaatcaatcaggaaCATTGCAAAAACCCTGGGCATGCCCAAGTCAACAGTTTGGTTCATCattaacaagaaaaaaaacaaccgGTGAACTCATTTATGTCAAAAGACCCGGTAGACTGAGGAAGACCACTGTAGTGGAAGACCGGAGAATACTCTCTATGGTGAAGAAAACCCCCCTGACAACAGCCCAACAGATCAAAAACACTCTCCTGGATGCAGGTGTAGATGTGTCAGTCTACCATACGTAGAAGACTACACCAGCAGGACTACAGAGGGTACACTACAAGATGCAAACCACTGATCAGCCTGAACAGAAAGGTGAGATTACAGTTTGCTAAAGAGCCCCAAGAGTTCTGGAAAAAAGTAttgtggacagatgagacaaagattATGTACCAGAGTGATGGAAAGAGGAaagtgtggagagaaaaaaagacatgcccatgatccaaagcataccacctcatctgtgaaacatggtggagggggtgttatggcttgggcctgtatggctgccagtggaacatggtggagggggtgttatggcttgggcctgtatggctgcagtgcaacatggtggagggggttttaggcttgggcctgtatggctgccagtggaacatggtggagggggtgttatggctgggctgtatggctgccagtgaaacatggtggagggggtgttatggcttgggcctgtatggctgccagtgaaacatggtggagggggtgttatggcttgggcctgtatggctgccagtggaacagGCTCACTTGTCTTCATCGATGATGTGACTGCAGACAGAAGTAGAACAATGAATTCGGAAGTCTACAGAAATATTTTATCTGCTCAGATAAAACCAAATGCCTCCAAACTCATTGGATGGCACTTcatcatgcagcaagacaatgaccctaaacatactgctagAGCAACGAAGGGgtttttgatggccaaaaagtggAAAATCCTTGACTGGATGAGTCAATCACCGGATCTGAATCCAATTAAACATGCATTTTACATGCTGAAGAGGAGACTGAAGGCAATAAGTCCCCGAaacaagcaggaactgaagaTGYCTGCAgtacaggcctggcagagcatcaccagggaagatacCCAGCCTCTGGTAATGTCGATGCATCGCAAAGGATATGCGACCAAATATTAACAATGATTGCTTTATTCTACATTATGTTAAACTGTCCAATGTTTTTTGATGCCCGAAAATGGGGGGGGACTATGTATTAAAGCTTCTATAATTTCTTAACGGTTCatccgatatgtatgaaaataccctcaaatgaaagctgacagtctgcacttcagcCTCGTTGTCATGGTatcctttcaaactcaaagtgctagagtacagaaccaaaaatacaaaacaatggtCACTGTCCAATGATTTATGGTGTTCACTGTATATTGCACAATTTGATCTTGTTCATATTCATGACCATGCCCTTTTTATAGATCTGCGTAAATGTTACTGGTTTATGTATATTATTAAAGTCAGTTTGGTTCTAGTAAGTGTGATTGGGGATGAAAAGTTATTTAAGAAAAAGTGGAATCAACAAGTGCCTCAATGTTAACAACCTGTAGATAACTGTTCAACAGATACTTTGGTACAAAACTATGTCATTCCTATTTGATTATTTATTGCTACATTTGAAAATTATGAATAATTAGTGTTCTTCTTCTTAAAACATATGCAGGTCTTGTCTTGCTTGTACTGTACGCATCAACATCTCATCTGTAGAACGTCTTGTACTTTTCTGCGACCAATTTCAGCATAAGCGAGACCTGTTCAAATGTCTTTATTAATGTCTTTAAACGCCTGTACATTGACTTGTAAAGATTACTCAAGCCACTTCATtcagtatttacagtatattgaaaATTAGGAGTGCTCTATTTTCTCTGTAACAAGTGGTAAATGAATGAATGCAAATGTTATACTGTAGGCTTAAATACAGTAAAAAATCTAAATGATGATGCCTGTCATTTATCACTAGTCTGGAATAGAAATCATTTGAAGAGAAGTCATTTCTAGACCTTTGATACAATGTAGCCTACTCTTTTTATTCTATTGTAATACGATTTTGCTTAATTTACAAACTATCATCTTAGTTGGAAACAAGAACTATACATTTATAGAACAAGAAAGCTTTATTTTAATTGACGGGTATTTAGAAGATTTATGCAAGGATAATAATAATGGACATTAGGAACAACAGTCTCTGAACATCAAACGATCTAAAGTATTTTAAACCAGGCAactgatttacattttagtcaaagagagaaaaacatgtcCAAAAATTCAAAGGTTGAGTGAGTAAAAAAGTTAAACAGttataaagggctttataaaatacattaatTGATTGATCAACTCATTGGCTGGAAGCAACGTTCCTTACAGTATACAGTAAGCGCTATTTCCAGTTTGATCTCCGATCCAGTAGCGATCCAGGACCAAGGTACAGTAGACATAGAGGAAACACATTTGACTCTTCTAAACACACAGACGCAGTGCACCAAGTAACCATGGCATTGCAGCTGGCGTTTGCACCAGCTATAACATTTTGAAAATGGAAGTTTAGTGCGTTTTAGAATGGTAAAATGTCACCCCTAGCCTATTCCAGACTTTTCCTTATTGGGGTGGGTACTCCCAGCCATAAAAATAGGACTAGATTCTAAATCGATTGGATAGatctaggcctacttctatgcttCCAGCCCTGTACAGCCCAGACAGTGTTTACAGACAGTGCTCGAGGTGGGCCAGGAGCTCTCGATGGTGGCTGGTGGGGTACTGGGCTCGGCAGCTGGGGCACTCTAAGAAGCTCTCGTCTAGCATCTTGGGGACCTGAGAGTGGGAGGTGATGCTCTCTTTGGATGGCTTCGGGGGTGCTGGGGGTCTGCAGTGAGCGCTGGCCTCGTACAGGTGGGACAACTCCCTCTGCCCCTTCTCTGACTCGAGTTTGGCGACGTGGTCKTTTGCCTTGCGTAACTCCTTCAACACCTTGTGGAGCTGTTGTTGTAAATACTGACAGTCTCGCTTCTCATCCTCCAGGTCTTTGGCAGACACCTGGATCTGCTGTTCCAGAATTGTGACGCGTTTCTGCTCCTCGTGCAGGCTCAGTAGGGATTTCTGCAGTAGATTCACCTGTACCAGGAGCTCAGCAGACCTGGTCTCCTTTTCCTCTAGTTTAACCTGGAGCTCTTCCATGTCACCCCACAGATGGCCCTCTCTGTCCCCAGAGCGACGCTTCTCCTTCTGGACACTCTGCCGGATACTCAGCCTCTCCGCCTGGAACTGCTGCCacacctctcccacctctctctgcttctcctcatACCTACACTGCAGCTCAGACAGTTGTCTCTGGGCTGTATTGACCTGCTCTCTCTGAGTTTCCAGCTCCCTCTTGCTCGTCAGTAACAATTTCTCATAGTGCTTCTGTATCTGCACTGACCTCTCTTCTGAATGGGTGTCTTTATGCTGCTGTGRGAGGGCCTGCTTGGCCTGGTTCAGCTGCTGTTCCAGCCCAAACACCCGGGCCAACACCACCTTCACGTACGCCTCTCTCTGCTGGTCGTAGGCCAACCACTGCTGGTTCTTTTCCAGGGCATCTCTGAGGTGGTCGTGGCTCTTTGCAGTACTGGTGGTGAGTACCTGTCCATCAGCGTCCGGTCTACTATCCAGCTCCTGGCACTTAGCAGACACGGACACCAGCTTGTTCTTAACGTCCTCTGTCTCGGCTTGGAGTGACTGGAAGAGTTTTTTTCTCTGGTTGGCCTCCCTGACATAGTGGTCTATCTGGGCCTGCAGACCGGCCGCTGTCTCACCCCCTGCCGCATGGGCCTGCTGCCAAAGAGAGCAGATTTCCTGGTCTCTGGCCAGCAGCTGCTGAGCGTTCTTCTCCCGTAGAGTCTCCAGTGACAGGATTTTCTCTAATAAAAGCTTGTTATTTCCAGAATCTGATCGTTCTCCTTTCTGAGGACACAGCTCATCCAATGACTTCCTGAGATATGCGTTCTCCTTTCTGAGTTTACTGATCTCCATATAATTTTTAGAGCAACACAGCCTTCCACCTATCTTGTCGACGaagttgtccttgtttttgttgCTGGATGACATCGTTGCTAAGATAGCTAACGGTAGCTAGCAAATTGCCTCACACAGATGTTGTTGTTAGAATCCAAATCTGATCCCTCCGCTGGCCTTTAAAATTTCCCGCGGTTGATAGCTCCGCCCAGATTACGATGTCTTGCGTTGATCTAGCAACCGTTTGTTTACAACCTGTACTTGAGTTTATTCATTGCAGACAAGACGGCAACATTGTTGCAACTTTTAACACGAACCAGTGTTTCACACCGCACAGTAAAGGTATAGTAAGAAGAGAGATTTAGCTCACTACTTATATTTTACTGACATCTTGCATGCCATGTTTGTTAGCTAGTTTGCTCAAGTTTATgacaactagctagcttgctaacattacTGTAGCcagtccaaaaaaaaaaaaatccatccttgttagctactgtagctaattGCTATTTAGTTGGTACTTTGCTAGGCTATTTACTAGTTTTGGTAAAACTAATCTGACTTATTGTGTGACATTTGTGATGTTATTTCTTTATTGAAAGGAAAGTTTATTGTTTTTTCCCGCTTCCAGACTGAAATAATTGCAGTGGAGAAATGTCTAGGTTGATGGACCCTCCGCCCAAGTTCCTGCCACCAGAATGGAGGCTTGCAAACCAAATACATTATGGGAATGCGGAGGCTGAGCGTTCACGCTCTGAGCGACTCACGGCTGAGAGTAAGAGGCTGATAGAGGAGAGTGGCATGGCAGCCAAACGCATGCAACAGGATGCCAACAAGAGACTGGGTAAGATGACATCAATTAGAAGAGATGATAACAGAATCTGTTTCTGTCAAAGTAGTGGTTGATCCATCACTGCAAAAACGAATGGTTTGTCTGTTCCACTTTGTAACGACACATACATTACATGACAACCTCTGATAATACCCAACCACACACCATTCTTACCATCCTAMCTCTGTGTTCAGATCAGAGAATCCATGACATCAAGTTCTGGAGGACAGAGCTGGACCAGAAGTTGGGGGAGATTGTCCAGGAGATTGAGGTGCTGATATCCTTTAAAAGCCGCGTGGAGAGAGCCTTGGAGAGCTGTGCCGAGCCCCTCAGAGTCGCCCTGCAGTGCCTGACTGAACGGTGAGGCGTAAACTCCCAATCAGTCAGTTGGAAAATGCAGTGATACACAATTAGGTGGGAAGGAGTCACCAGACTAAGACCAACAGATAAGAAGGAGATCCTTCAGTAGTAGTGCAACCTGGtatcagagcatttcgtattatgcTGTATGTAAATTCTAGGgattccatttagtatgatatgttacgtttcatatggtatgtattaatttgtggaggTGCATCACCCATTTTgtttgatatgttacgaattacaattcatattatatgttaccaatttgtaaaatgtacaatatgttatgaatttgcaaaacgtacagtgttacacattttttaaatgtatgatatgttacaaattctggctaggtggctaactttAGGTTTAGGCTAGGGgttggggttaagtttaggagataggttatggttagggaaagggttagctaacatgctaagtagttgcaaagtagctaacaagttgtaagtagttgaaaagttgattATTAGCGAAAATGCTAAAGTtatccatgatgagatttgaattCACAAACTTTCGGTAGCTTGGTGGGTAggagtgttgggacagtaaccgaaaggttgctggatcaaatccccgagctgacaaggtaaaaacctgtctttctgcccctgagcaaggcaggggcagaaacccactgttccccaggcgcctatgacatggatgttgattaaggcagtccCCCTCTAATTCAGAGGGTTatatgtggaagacacatttcagttcaatgcattcagttgtacaactgactaggtatccccctttccctagacgttcgcgttataccCTACTTTtgatttttgccttaagtaaccatctgtctccATGTGTGTTTCAGGCAAAGGCGTGTTTCCATTGACCTGGTACATGACGACGTGGAGCGGGAACTgatgaaggagagggaggtgatCGAGGGAGTGGCATCACTGCTGAACCGCACCCTGGAGCAGACCATTGAACAGATCAGGTGGGTGAGGGGAGGAAGTggttcgtcacacacacacacacgatcaagtCTTATTATCTCATTATTTTTCTGTTCTGGCTCCAGACTGAACCGCTCTGCAAAGTACTACGTAGAGAAGGACCTACGGGACAAGTTCCAAGCAGAGCAGATTGATGGTTTCTGCTCCATCCTCACAAGCGCCTCCCCGAATATTGACAACGTGACTAGTCAGACATCACTCGCAGTACCAGGGTAAAACGATGACGCTTTGTGTTTGTGCAATGTGGGGCAGTAGGAAATACAATGAAACAAAAGATCATCCTTCTCTTCACCAGGAATGCAGTCTCACCTGCAGCAAAAGTTCTAATTCTACAGACAGAAATAGAAGGCCTGTCACAGTTCTTTGTAATGGATAGTTGGGGCATTCTGCATACAGTAGGTACATTAGAAGCATTATTCCCTTCAGCCAGCAGAGGTCAGTGTAATACCTCCTATAACCACCCTACTTATCTAAACCTTTTCTaccggtttttattttttatttaacttttatttaactaggcaagtcagttaagaacaaattcttatttacaatgacggcctaccccggccaaaccctaacgacgctgggccaattgtgcgccaccctatgggactcccaatcacggccgggtgaGGTACAGCCTGGTTAACCTGCCGTCCTTTCATGACACGCTGaacaaaaaacatacaacatttaaTCCCTCCAATCCTAGTGCCACTGTGACACCagaggagtgggagaccttcTCCAACATCAACATCCTCAAAGCAGAGCGTGAGAAGAACAACTCCCTGTCGCTGAGGGCTCTGGTGGACAGCCTCCTGGAGCAGACGGCTGCTGACATGCGCAGGCAGKACAACGCTACGGGCACTGCCCTCCGGCTGCAGGTCCAGGAGACCAAGACAGCCAAAGGACAACTAGAGGACCATTTGGTAAAGGTAAGCAAAAATGTGAAAAAGCGTACTTTATATGCTTAACCTAAGCCATTCCCCACCTATGATTAGTTACTGAAGCAATTCCCCCACATTTTAAATTACAGTCATTAAGCAGACGGTCTTATCCTGAACGACGTACAGGCGCAATTAGGGTTACACGTCTTCCTCAAGGGCACGTCGGCAGATTttgtcacctagtcagctcaaggatttactggccaaacgctcttaaccactcAGTTACATGTCTCCCTGGGATTAGTTACTGTATGATTCCCCTATGATTTTACTTACGGTAATGGATTCCCCCTATGATTAGTTACTGTAATGATTCCCTATGGAATTATTACTGTAATGATTCCCTATGATTAGTTACTGTAATGATCCCCTATGATAATTACTGTAAATGATTCCCCTATGATTAGTACTGTAATGATCCCCATTGATAGTTACTGTAATGATTCCCACTATGATTAGTTACTGTGAATGATTCCCACTATGATTAGTTACTAATGATTCCCACTATGATTAGTTACTGGAATGATTCCCACTATGATTAGTTACTGGAATGATTCCCACTATGATAGTTACTGATGATTCCATGATTATTACTGGAATGATTCCCCCTATGATAGTTACTGGAATATTCCCCCTATGATTAGTTACTGGAATGATTTCCCCCTATGATTAGTTACTGGAATGATTTCCGCACTATGATTAGTTACTGGAATGATTCCCCCTCATGATTAGTTACTGGAATGATTCCTCTATGATTAGTTACTGGAATGTTCCCCCTATGATTAGTTACTGGAATGATTCCCCTATGATTAGTTACTGGAATGATTCCCCCTATGATTAGTTACTGTAATGATTCCCCTATGATTATTACTGAATGATTCCCCTATGATTAGTTACTGGAATGATTCCCCCTATGATTCGTTACTGgaatacagtgggcaaaaaatatttagtcagcctcttaaagaagaggttacaggtctgtgagagccagaaatcttgcttgtttgtaggtgaccaaatacttatttccaccataatttgcaaataaattcattaaaaattcctacaagtgattttctggatttttttctttttgtctgtcatagttgaagtgtacctatgatgaaaattacaggcctctctcatctttttaagtgggagaacttgcacaattggtggctgactaaatacttttttgccccactgtatatcccccATGATTAGTTACTGGAATGAtttccctcctttcccccttAAAAGGTTCTGTCAGAGGTGGCCAGCCAGGAGTGCAACCTGGAGGCCCTGCGCGTGGCCATCGAAGACAAAGCAGGTCCCCTGAAGGTGGCCCAGACGCGGCTGTCCGCCCGCAGCCAGAGACCCAGCATCGAGCTCTGCCATGACCCGGCCCAGGTCCGCCTGCTCTCCGAGGTCCAGGAGCTCACTGCACACATCAAGAGGTGACGATGCACTCCACTTTCCTGTCTACTGTACCTAACTCTTCCTACTTATCTCTTCTAACCTATCTAGGATCTCTGGCCACTATTTTTACTTCAACTACAAGTCAAGCTATTTTGTAGtactttacagtcatgttttagCTCTGTACGAAGTATAAGATTAGTTATCCTGACACAACCCAGTGATCAGTGATTCCCTATACTCATGGTTTTGTTATACAAACAGGATATCACAGCTTTCATTTCAAGTCTTTTTGTTTAGTAGATACAGCTACAGTATCTCTGGTTAAGAGACTTTTCCGAATGTATTATGTGAATGACATATTGAATGTTTCGCCTATTTGCCATGAGTTGTAGTAGTCTCCCATTGTCCTGTGTTAACCAGACTGCGAGAGGCCCAGGCCCAGTCGGAGATGGAGCTGCTGGCCCTGACCCGCTCCCAGCTGATCCTGGAAGAGGAGATCCAGGTCAAGTCCCACTCCCTCTACATCGACG
This genomic interval from Salvelinus sp. IW2-2015 linkage group LG22, ASM291031v2, whole genome shotgun sequence contains the following:
- the tekt1 gene encoding tektin-1, with product MSRLMDPPPKFLPPEWRLANQIHYGNAEAERSRSERLTAESKRLIEESGMAAKRMQQDANKRLDQRIHDIKFWRTELDQKLGEIVQEIEVLISFKSRVERALESCAEPLRVALQCLTERQRRVSIDLVHDDVERELMKEREVIEGVASLLNRTLEQTIEQIRLNRSAKYYVEKDLRDKFQAEQIDGFCSILTSASPNIDNVTSQTSLAVPGATVTPEEWETFSNINILKAEREKNNSLSLRALVDSLLEQTAADMRRQXNATGTALRLQVQETKTAKGQLEDHLVKVLSEVASQECNLEALRVAIEDKAGPLKVAQTRLSARSQRPSIELCHDPAQVRLLSEVQELTAHIKRLREAQAQSEMELLALTRSQLILEEEIQVKSHSLYIDEVICTQLRQPISIHSF